The following are from one region of the Salvia splendens isolate huo1 chromosome 2, SspV2, whole genome shotgun sequence genome:
- the LOC121774126 gene encoding uncharacterized protein LOC121774126: MSRVTAAATRRQPLLTTSSETSSDCGVRRSKRASRMGETAGECAAVCCCCPCTMVHLLILTVFRLPRGLWRKKKKRKMLLRKNRRNSEQEAANQPRSNSLVFRGGAEIENDVVDWDNDGMWDRFYGSGFWRSSSQRSDE; encoded by the coding sequence ATGTCGAGAGTCACGGCGGCGGCGACGCGGAGGCAGCCGCTGCTGACGACTTCATCGGAGACGTCGAGCGATTGCGGAGTGAGAAGGAGCAAGCGGGCGAGCAGGATGGGGGAGACGGCGGGGGAGTGCGCGGCGGTGTGCTGCTGCTGCCCCTGCACAATGGTGCACCTCCTAATCCTCACCGTGTTCCGCCTCCCGAGGGGTCtgtggaggaagaagaagaagcggAAGATGCTGCTGAGGAAGAATCGCCGGAATTCGGAGCAGGAGGCGGCGAATCAGCCGAGATCGAACTCGCTCGTCTTCCGCGGCGGCGCCGAGATTGAAAACGACGTCGTTGACTGGGATAATGATGGAATGTGGGACCGCTTCTACGGATCAGGCTTTTGGAGGAGTTCATCACAAAGAAGCGACGAATGA